The following coding sequences are from one Caloranaerobacter sp. TR13 window:
- a CDS encoding sugar diacid recognition domain-containing protein — MKLNYELAQKIVDKTMDVLGKNINIMNNQGIIIASGDSERINTFHEVAFNVIKEKKPIKIMKQETYLYKGVKSGINLPIYFHGNIIGVVGITGEVSEVSSYGELVKNFVELMLQQEFLNKQIELENRTRENFYQQLLSNSIEDKEVIKDRAELLKIKTGIYRGVILVKPTIDNCKTLTNKILMLYDYLDFKEDDCVFIRGEFIVIIKAFKSDDADSVNSLILEIAKSLEKELVKRNYKPFFGIGQPLKGLEKLYLSYQSAKYALKVGEKLSYVYKNRIYYINQLNYDFFLPLIDKNIMSYYIKHLANINLNEIFSEKEIGHTIEALIENDLNISKTAKKLFIHRNTLLYRLDRIKKMTGLNPKKAKDLFILLWAYHIYLYLK, encoded by the coding sequence ATGAAGTTAAATTATGAATTAGCTCAAAAAATTGTTGATAAAACCATGGATGTTTTAGGAAAAAATATTAATATTATGAATAATCAAGGGATTATAATTGCAAGTGGAGACAGTGAAAGGATAAATACATTTCATGAAGTAGCTTTTAATGTAATTAAGGAAAAGAAACCAATAAAAATTATGAAGCAAGAAACTTATCTATATAAAGGAGTAAAATCTGGAATTAATTTACCAATATATTTTCATGGAAATATAATAGGGGTTGTAGGAATTACAGGTGAAGTTAGCGAAGTAAGTAGCTATGGTGAGCTTGTGAAAAATTTTGTTGAACTAATGTTGCAACAAGAGTTTTTAAATAAACAAATAGAACTTGAAAATAGAACAAGAGAAAATTTTTATCAACAATTATTAAGTAATAGTATTGAAGATAAGGAAGTAATAAAAGACAGAGCTGAGCTTTTAAAGATAAAAACGGGTATTTATAGAGGTGTAATTTTAGTAAAACCTACAATTGACAATTGTAAAACTTTAACTAATAAAATATTAATGCTATATGATTATTTAGATTTTAAGGAAGATGATTGTGTCTTTATAAGAGGAGAATTTATAGTAATTATTAAAGCTTTTAAGTCTGATGATGCTGATAGTGTAAATAGCCTAATATTAGAAATAGCTAAAAGTTTAGAAAAAGAATTGGTTAAAAGAAATTATAAACCTTTTTTTGGTATTGGACAGCCTTTAAAAGGACTTGAAAAGCTTTATTTATCTTACCAAAGTGCAAAATATGCTTTAAAAGTAGGTGAAAAACTTTCTTATGTATATAAAAATAGGATATATTACATAAATCAGCTGAATTATGATTTCTTTTTACCTTTGATAGATAAAAATATAATGAGTTATTACATAAAACATCTTGCAAATATAAATCTGAACGAAATTTTCTCTGAAAAAGAAATAGGTCATACAATTGAAGCATTGATTGAGAATGATTTAAATATTAGTAAAACAGCAAAAAAATTATTTATACATAGAAATACATTATTATATAGGTTAGATAGAATAAAAAAAATGACTGGATTGAATCCTAAAAAAGCAAAAGACTTGTTTATTTTACTTTGGGCTTATCACATATATTTATATTTAAAATAA
- a CDS encoding Spo0B domain-containing protein, whose protein sequence is MINKFRGNKGLIFNILSLLVLFIYFSLTLTNHNVNKTTQILILLFLFVFEILSIYELSKSRSCIGKEKCKNILKIQGEFTRKLKNLNREQRHDWMNVLQVIYGYLQLGKYDMAIKKINDLSKIALSISKVYKLTITSICLLLERKIKEAYNNGIIFVFNVNNFSQVSYRKVDNLRNITKSLEYVIDKILECNKYDYREINIEISEYIDKLEVIIKGKFDLENKNEFLHNVDISDDCIKYRIDLVGITELTST, encoded by the coding sequence TTGATTAATAAATTTAGAGGTAATAAGGGGTTAATTTTTAATATATTGAGTTTATTAGTATTATTTATATACTTTAGTCTAACTTTGACAAATCATAATGTTAATAAAACTACTCAAATTCTAATTCTACTTTTTCTTTTTGTATTTGAGATACTGTCGATATATGAATTAAGTAAATCTAGGTCTTGTATTGGTAAAGAGAAATGTAAAAATATATTAAAAATTCAAGGAGAATTTACGAGAAAATTAAAAAACTTGAATAGAGAGCAACGACATGATTGGATGAATGTTTTGCAAGTTATATATGGATATTTGCAATTAGGCAAATATGATATGGCAATTAAAAAGATAAATGATTTATCAAAAATAGCATTAAGTATCAGTAAAGTGTATAAATTAACAATAACATCGATTTGTTTACTATTAGAAAGAAAAATTAAAGAGGCGTATAATAATGGAATAATATTTGTATTTAATGTAAATAATTTTAGTCAAGTTTCTTACCGTAAAGTAGATAATTTAAGAAATATAACTAAAAGTTTAGAATATGTTATAGATAAAATTTTAGAATGCAATAAATATGATTATAGAGAAATAAATATAGAGATTTCAGAGTATATAGACAAACTTGAAGTTATTATAAAAGGTAAGTTTGATTTAGAAAATAAAAATGAGTTTTTGCATAATGTTGATATTAGTGACGATTGCATTAAGTACAGGATTGATTTAGTTGGTATAACTGAACTAACTTCTACATAG
- a CDS encoding glycerate kinase: MKILVAPDSFKGSLTALEVAKYMEKGILEVLPNAQVIKVPMADGGEGTVRALVDANKGEIVYKKVTGPLGTPVNAFFGILGDRKRAVIEMAAASGLPLVPKDKANPMITTTYGTGELIKYALDFGVEELIIGIGGSATNDAGVGMAQALGIRFLDENGEEIGFGGKELIRIKEIDISGLDKRILKTKIKVACDVTNPLYGPNGAAFIYAPQKGANEEIVELLDRNLKHFAEVVKNQLGIDVQNIPGAGAAGGLGAGIVAFLGGRLLPGIKIVLEANNFAEKLSGVKLVITGEGKIDGQTVNGKTPIGVAKEAKKLGIPVIAIAGTVEHDANLVLKEGIDAVFSIIQKPTTLENAIECTSEWIKNTTSQIVKVFVMK; the protein is encoded by the coding sequence GTGAAAATATTAGTCGCACCTGATTCATTTAAAGGAAGTCTTACAGCACTAGAAGTTGCAAAATATATGGAGAAGGGAATATTAGAAGTTTTGCCTAATGCACAAGTAATTAAAGTACCTATGGCAGATGGTGGGGAAGGCACTGTAAGAGCTTTAGTAGATGCAAATAAAGGTGAAATTGTTTATAAAAAAGTAACTGGTCCACTAGGAACTCCTGTAAATGCTTTTTTTGGTATTTTAGGTGATAGGAAAAGGGCAGTAATTGAAATGGCAGCTGCTTCAGGGTTGCCGTTAGTACCAAAAGATAAGGCTAATCCGATGATAACTACTACTTATGGAACCGGTGAGTTAATAAAATATGCATTGGATTTTGGAGTGGAAGAATTGATTATTGGTATAGGTGGTAGTGCAACTAATGATGCTGGTGTTGGAATGGCACAAGCTTTAGGAATACGATTTTTAGATGAAAATGGTGAAGAAATAGGATTTGGTGGAAAGGAGTTAATTAGAATAAAGGAAATAGATATTAGTGGTTTAGATAAAAGAATACTGAAAACTAAGATTAAAGTAGCTTGTGATGTGACAAATCCTTTATATGGTCCAAATGGGGCAGCTTTCATTTATGCTCCACAAAAAGGAGCTAATGAAGAAATAGTTGAATTATTGGATAGAAACCTAAAACATTTTGCAGAGGTTGTTAAAAATCAGTTAGGAATAGATGTTCAGAATATACCTGGGGCAGGTGCTGCTGGAGGACTAGGTGCTGGAATTGTTGCATTTTTAGGCGGAAGACTATTACCAGGAATTAAAATTGTGCTTGAAGCAAATAATTTTGCAGAAAAACTAAGTGGAGTAAAATTAGTTATAACTGGTGAAGGCAAAATAGATGGGCAAACAGTAAATGGCAAGACACCAATAGGAGTTGCAAAGGAAGCAAAAAAATTAGGTATACCGGTAATAGCTATCGCAGGTACTGTTGAACATGATGCAAATTTAGTGTTAAAGGAGGGGATAGATGCAGTTTTTAGTATTATTCAAAAACCAACAACTTTAGAAAATGCAATTGAATGTACTTCTGAGTGGATAAAAAATACAACAAGTCAAATAGTTAAAGTTTTTGTAATGAAGTAA
- the rplU gene encoding 50S ribosomal protein L21: MYAVIETGGKQYRVQEGDTLFVEKVAGNEGEVVKFDKVLLVSNGEDVKIGKPFVEGATVDAKIVEHGKAKKIIVFKYKAKKDYRRKQGHRQPYTKVVIEKING; the protein is encoded by the coding sequence ATGTATGCTGTAATTGAAACTGGCGGTAAACAGTACAGAGTTCAAGAAGGAGATACTCTTTTTGTTGAAAAGGTAGCTGGAAACGAAGGAGAAGTTGTTAAGTTCGATAAGGTTTTATTAGTTTCAAATGGTGAAGATGTAAAAATAGGAAAGCCTTTCGTTGAAGGAGCTACAGTAGATGCGAAAATAGTAGAACATGGAAAAGCTAAAAAAATAATAGTATTTAAGTATAAGGCTAAGAAAGACTACAGAAGAAAGCAAGGGCATCGCCAGCCATACACTAAAGTTGTGATTGAAAAGATTAATGGATAG
- a CDS encoding TIGR03960 family B12-binding radical SAM protein: MINKDTLDKILSRVEKPARYIGNEINSYKKNTKEVKVRFAFAFPDIYEVGMSHLGLHILYNLLNKEEDVFCERVFAPWIDMEHELRKHNIPLYALESKDPINKFDFVGFTLQYEMSYTNILNMLDLGHIPLLSKDRKEEDPFIIAGGPCAYNPEPLADIIDFFVIGESEELILEIIEAYKKWKENNRTREEFLEDVSQIKGVYVPKFYEVTYNQDGTIKEFTPKAQRYPSVIKKRIIKKLDEVYFPDRVIVPYIETVHDRVMLEIFRGCTRGCRFCQAGMIYRPVRERSVDKLLDHAQKLVEITGHEEISLSSLSTSDYSKLEELVKSLINKFKDKKIGLSLPSLRLDSFSLDIIQEIQKVRKTGLTFAPEAGSQRLRDIINKGINEEDLINSVRDAFYLGWSTVKLYFMIGLPYENYDDILGIKDLAYKVKDTYFGLPKDKRKGNLKVTVSTSCFVPKPFTPFQWFGQDTIETFKEKQKYLGSNIKDKKITYNFHDPELSFLEAVFARGDRKLSKVLIRAWQKGCKFDGWADYFNYEKWMETFREAGIDPSFYANRHREYNEILPWDFIDVGVSKKYLINENEKAKNGILTRDCRKGCTGCGINISFTGGVC; this comes from the coding sequence ATGATAAATAAAGATACATTAGATAAAATTCTTTCACGAGTTGAAAAACCAGCAAGATATATTGGTAATGAGATAAACAGCTATAAGAAAAATACAAAAGAAGTAAAGGTAAGATTTGCTTTTGCTTTTCCAGATATTTACGAGGTTGGCATGTCGCATCTTGGGCTACATATATTATATAACCTCTTAAATAAAGAGGAAGATGTATTTTGTGAAAGAGTATTTGCACCATGGATTGATATGGAACATGAATTAAGAAAGCATAATATTCCACTTTACGCTTTGGAAAGTAAAGACCCAATAAATAAATTTGATTTTGTAGGTTTTACATTGCAGTATGAAATGAGTTATACTAACATTTTGAATATGTTAGATTTAGGTCATATACCTTTGCTTTCTAAAGATAGAAAAGAAGAAGATCCATTTATTATAGCGGGTGGACCATGTGCTTACAATCCAGAACCTTTAGCTGATATAATTGATTTTTTTGTAATTGGTGAATCAGAAGAACTGATATTAGAAATAATTGAAGCATATAAAAAATGGAAAGAAAATAATAGAACAAGAGAAGAATTTTTAGAAGATGTAAGTCAAATTAAAGGTGTATATGTACCAAAGTTTTATGAAGTTACATATAATCAAGATGGTACTATAAAAGAATTTACACCAAAAGCACAAAGATATCCTAGTGTAATAAAGAAAAGAATAATTAAGAAATTAGACGAAGTTTACTTTCCAGATAGAGTTATAGTTCCATATATTGAGACAGTACATGATAGAGTTATGTTGGAGATTTTTAGAGGATGTACTAGAGGATGTAGATTTTGTCAAGCAGGAATGATATATAGACCTGTAAGGGAAAGAAGTGTAGATAAGCTATTAGATCATGCACAAAAATTAGTTGAAATAACAGGACATGAAGAAATTTCTTTATCTTCATTATCAACAAGCGACTATTCAAAACTTGAAGAATTAGTAAAGAGCTTAATTAATAAATTTAAAGATAAGAAGATAGGTCTTTCATTACCATCTTTAAGGCTTGATTCTTTTTCACTTGATATAATTCAAGAGATACAGAAAGTTCGTAAAACAGGACTTACTTTTGCTCCAGAAGCTGGCAGTCAAAGACTTAGAGATATAATAAACAAGGGTATAAATGAAGAAGACTTAATAAACTCAGTAAGAGATGCTTTTTATTTAGGTTGGTCTACTGTTAAGTTGTATTTTATGATAGGACTTCCATATGAAAATTATGATGATATTCTTGGAATAAAAGATTTAGCTTATAAAGTTAAAGATACTTATTTTGGATTACCTAAGGATAAAAGAAAAGGAAATTTAAAAGTGACAGTTAGTACATCGTGTTTTGTTCCAAAGCCATTTACACCTTTTCAATGGTTTGGCCAAGATACTATTGAAACATTTAAAGAGAAACAAAAATATTTAGGAAGTAATATAAAAGATAAGAAGATTACTTACAACTTCCATGACCCAGAATTAAGTTTTCTTGAAGCTGTTTTTGCTAGAGGAGATAGAAAATTATCAAAAGTTTTAATAAGAGCATGGCAAAAAGGTTGTAAATTCGACGGATGGGCTGATTATTTTAATTATGAAAAATGGATGGAAACCTTTAGAGAAGCAGGAATTGACCCAAGCTTTTATGCAAATAGACATAGAGAATATAATGAAATACTGCCTTGGGATTTTATTGATGTAGGAGTTTCTAAAAAATATTTAATTAATGAAAATGAAAAGGCTAAAAATGGCATATTAACTAGAGATTGTAGGAAAGGTTGTACTGGGTGCGGTATTAATATTAGCTTTACAGGTGGTGTTTGTTGA
- the obgE gene encoding GTPase ObgE, with the protein MFVDVAKIFVKGGNGGHGAVAFRREKYEPSGGPAGGDGGDGGNVILEVDEGIRTLMDFRYRRHYRAENGENGKSKKQYGKKGKDLILKVPPGTIVKDIETGVVIADLTKNGERFIVARGGRGGRGNAKFATSTRQAPRFAEAGEKGEERWITLELKLLADVGLVGFPNVGKSTLLSTLTDARPKIANYHFTTLTPNLGVVRISDDNSFVIADIPGLIEGAHAGVGLGHEFLRHVERTRLLVHLIDASGLEGRDPIDDFYKINEELKKYSPKLADKPQIVVANKMDLPQARENFSRIKEEMDKLRLELIPISAATSKGLDELKYAIWNKLKEIGDPEPIVEVVEDINFYEFNKNKNKVIVKKEGDKYIVEGDPIEKLINSTNFDDLDSLRHFQKVMRKRGIVDELKKLGIKDGEIVSICGYEFEFFD; encoded by the coding sequence ATGTTTGTGGATGTTGCAAAAATCTTTGTAAAAGGTGGGAATGGAGGACACGGAGCAGTTGCATTTAGAAGAGAAAAATATGAGCCATCTGGAGGACCAGCAGGTGGAGATGGTGGAGATGGCGGAAATGTTATTTTAGAAGTCGATGAAGGAATAAGGACATTAATGGATTTTAGATATAGACGTCACTATAGGGCCGAAAATGGCGAAAATGGAAAATCTAAGAAGCAATATGGTAAAAAAGGTAAAGATTTAATTTTAAAAGTTCCACCAGGAACTATAGTAAAAGATATAGAAACTGGTGTAGTTATAGCAGACCTTACTAAAAATGGAGAAAGGTTCATTGTTGCAAGAGGAGGACGTGGTGGTAGAGGTAATGCTAAGTTTGCTACATCTACAAGACAGGCCCCTCGTTTTGCAGAAGCAGGCGAAAAGGGAGAAGAAAGATGGATAACATTAGAACTAAAACTTTTAGCAGATGTAGGACTAGTAGGATTCCCTAATGTAGGTAAATCTACGTTGTTATCCACTTTAACAGATGCTAGACCTAAAATCGCAAACTATCATTTTACAACATTGACGCCAAATTTGGGTGTTGTTAGAATTTCAGATGATAATAGTTTTGTTATAGCAGATATTCCAGGTTTAATTGAAGGAGCACATGCAGGTGTAGGTCTAGGACATGAGTTTTTAAGACATGTTGAGAGAACAAGACTATTAGTTCATTTAATAGATGCATCTGGTTTAGAAGGAAGAGATCCAATTGACGATTTCTATAAAATTAATGAGGAATTAAAGAAATATAGCCCTAAACTTGCAGATAAGCCTCAAATTGTTGTAGCTAATAAAATGGATTTGCCCCAGGCAAGAGAAAATTTTTCTAGGATCAAAGAAGAAATGGATAAACTTAGGCTTGAATTAATTCCAATCTCTGCTGCTACTTCAAAGGGATTAGACGAGCTCAAATATGCAATATGGAATAAACTTAAGGAAATTGGAGACCCAGAACCGATAGTTGAAGTTGTAGAAGATATTAATTTTTATGAATTTAATAAAAATAAAAATAAAGTTATTGTAAAGAAAGAGGGAGATAAATATATAGTAGAAGGTGATCCAATAGAGAAACTAATTAATTCAACTAATTTTGATGATTTAGATTCATTAAGGCATTTCCAAAAAGTTATGAGAAAGCGGGGAATCGTTGATGAATTGAAGAAGTTAGGAATAAAAGATGGAGAGATAGTTAGTATATGTGGTTACGAATTTGAATTTTTTGATTAA
- the rpmA gene encoding 50S ribosomal protein L27, whose protein sequence is MLKMNLQLFAHKKGVGSSKNGRDSESKRLGVKRADGQFVLAGNILVRQRGTKIHPGNNVGRGGDDTLFALVDGIVKFERKGKNKKQVSVYPKEALAR, encoded by the coding sequence ATGTTAAAGATGAACCTACAGTTATTCGCTCATAAAAAAGGAGTAGGTAGCTCTAAAAACGGTCGTGATAGTGAATCAAAAAGATTGGGCGTAAAAAGAGCTGATGGTCAATTTGTTCTAGCTGGTAATATATTAGTTAGACAAAGAGGAACTAAGATTCATCCAGGTAATAACGTAGGAAGAGGCGGAGACGATACTTTATTTGCTTTAGTTGATGGTATAGTTAAATTCGAAAGAAAAGGCAAGAATAAGAAACAAGTGAGTGTTTATCCAAAAGAAGCTTTAGCAAGATAA
- a CDS encoding GntP family permease, with amino-acid sequence MLTGPILLVVLLLSILFIIFMTAKIKLHPFLVLLLAAFGVGLFSGMPLLDVVKTVTNGFGGILRYIGIVIISGTIIGTILEKSKGTLTLANTVLKLVGKAKAALAMSLTGAIVSIPVFCDSGFVILSSLNKSMAKKSKISMATMAVALSTGLYATHTLVPPTPGPIAAAGTIGADLGMVILLGLITSIPAIIVGYIWSIKFCSRYWIEPDIEIDVNTEEKLLPKTFEAFSPILIPIILITLKSIADFPSAIFGNGSLKTILDFIGDPTVALLIGVFISFKLLPSWDEKYINGWVGEGLKNAATIIMITGAGGAFGAILKATPIGEYLGQTLSNFNLGIFLPFIIAAALKTAQGSSTVALITTSAIIAPLLPSLGLDGAIAKALVVMATGAGAMTFSHANDSYFWVVSQFSNLDTTTAYKTHSMGTLLQGIVTMIFISILTIILV; translated from the coding sequence ATGTTAACTGGACCTATATTATTAGTAGTACTTTTGCTTTCAATATTATTTATTATTTTCATGACTGCCAAAATAAAATTGCATCCTTTTTTAGTTCTTCTATTAGCAGCTTTTGGTGTTGGTTTGTTTTCAGGAATGCCTCTTTTAGATGTGGTTAAAACAGTTACAAATGGGTTTGGGGGGATACTAAGATATATAGGAATTGTAATTATATCAGGTACTATTATTGGTACAATTCTTGAAAAGTCTAAAGGTACATTAACTCTTGCTAATACAGTTTTAAAATTAGTGGGAAAGGCAAAAGCTGCTTTAGCAATGTCTTTAACAGGTGCTATAGTTTCAATTCCAGTATTTTGTGATAGTGGCTTTGTAATTCTTTCTTCATTAAATAAGTCTATGGCTAAAAAATCAAAAATTTCAATGGCAACTATGGCTGTTGCTTTATCTACAGGTTTATATGCAACACATACTTTAGTACCACCTACACCAGGGCCAATTGCAGCTGCAGGTACAATTGGTGCGGATTTAGGTATGGTAATATTACTTGGGTTAATAACTTCTATACCAGCAATAATAGTCGGTTATATTTGGTCAATTAAATTTTGTTCACGTTATTGGATAGAACCTGATATAGAAATCGATGTGAATACAGAAGAAAAGCTGTTACCAAAAACATTTGAAGCTTTTTCTCCTATTTTAATACCAATTATTTTGATAACATTAAAATCAATAGCTGATTTCCCTAGTGCTATATTTGGAAATGGAAGCCTAAAGACAATATTAGATTTCATAGGAGATCCTACAGTAGCTTTACTAATTGGTGTATTTATATCATTTAAACTATTACCTAGTTGGGATGAAAAATATATTAACGGTTGGGTTGGAGAAGGCTTAAAAAATGCAGCTACTATAATTATGATTACAGGAGCAGGTGGAGCATTTGGTGCTATATTAAAAGCTACTCCAATAGGAGAATACTTAGGTCAAACATTATCAAATTTTAATCTTGGCATATTTTTACCTTTTATTATTGCAGCAGCATTAAAAACAGCACAAGGTTCATCTACAGTTGCATTAATTACAACTTCTGCTATTATAGCTCCATTGCTACCTTCATTAGGTCTAGATGGTGCTATTGCAAAAGCTTTAGTTGTTATGGCTACAGGTGCTGGAGCAATGACTTTCTCACATGCAAATGATAGTTATTTTTGGGTAGTAAGCCAATTTTCAAATCTAGACACAACAACAGCATATAAAACACATTCAATGGGTACGTTACTTCAAGGTATAGTAACTATGATTTTCATTAGTATATTAACTATAATTCTTGTATAA
- a CDS encoding Rne/Rng family ribonuclease → MAEIIIDMGLNQNRVAILENGDLVELYIEEENKRLLGNIYKGRVINVLPGMEAAFVDIGLDKNAFLYVKDAVPSDLLGFEDISFKDISIRDVVKPGQELIVQVVKEPIGTKGPRISTHITLPGKYVVLMPETNQIGISKKIIEEEERDRLKKIVEENKPENMGVILRTASAGVQEELIIKDIEFLIKLYEKIKREGKIGYAPRLIYKELDLIDRIVRDFFGDDVQRLVINDREKYKNILELIDATMPHLKSKIHYFDECYDIFKHFGIEAMIKNALERKVWLKSGGYIVIDETEALTSIDVNTGKFVGSVNLKDTVLKTNIEAAKEIAKQLRLRNIGGIIIIDFIDMKNSEDIKYVIDCLENELKKDKVKTTILGMTRLGLLEMTRKKDRKKLSSKLYKNCPHCEGKGKIISDSSILNYIEKEIKRIKIHTSSSAVIFDLNVSYKETIDSKFENNIKLIEDKFGIKIFINYIDSINLKEVKIRSMGKLENIKVLYENIKSK, encoded by the coding sequence ATGGCTGAGATTATAATAGATATGGGGTTAAATCAAAATAGAGTAGCAATTCTGGAAAATGGAGATTTAGTTGAATTGTATATTGAAGAAGAGAATAAAAGACTTCTTGGAAATATTTACAAAGGCAGAGTAATTAATGTATTACCAGGGATGGAAGCTGCTTTTGTAGATATAGGTTTGGACAAAAATGCTTTTTTGTATGTTAAGGATGCTGTACCAAGTGATCTTTTAGGCTTTGAAGATATAAGTTTTAAAGATATTTCAATTAGAGATGTTGTAAAACCTGGTCAGGAACTGATTGTTCAGGTAGTAAAAGAACCAATAGGTACCAAAGGTCCAAGGATATCAACTCATATTACTTTACCCGGGAAATATGTGGTTTTGATGCCAGAAACAAATCAAATTGGTATATCGAAAAAAATTATAGAGGAAGAAGAAAGAGATAGATTAAAGAAAATAGTTGAAGAGAATAAACCAGAAAATATGGGGGTTATATTAAGGACAGCAAGTGCTGGTGTACAAGAGGAGTTGATTATTAAAGATATTGAGTTTTTGATAAAACTTTATGAGAAAATAAAAAGGGAAGGTAAAATAGGATATGCACCAAGGTTAATATATAAAGAGTTAGATTTAATTGATAGAATAGTACGTGATTTTTTTGGTGATGATGTACAGAGATTAGTTATTAATGATAGAGAAAAGTATAAGAACATTTTGGAACTAATTGATGCAACAATGCCACATTTGAAATCTAAAATACATTATTTTGACGAATGTTATGACATTTTCAAGCATTTTGGAATAGAAGCGATGATTAAGAATGCATTAGAACGTAAAGTATGGCTAAAAAGTGGTGGATATATAGTAATAGATGAAACAGAGGCTCTTACCTCAATAGATGTTAATACGGGTAAATTTGTAGGGAGTGTTAATTTAAAAGATACAGTTTTAAAAACAAATATTGAAGCTGCAAAGGAAATAGCTAAACAATTAAGGTTAAGAAATATAGGTGGTATAATTATTATAGATTTTATTGATATGAAGAATAGTGAAGATATAAAATACGTTATTGATTGTTTGGAGAATGAGCTTAAAAAAGATAAGGTGAAAACAACGATATTAGGAATGACTAGATTAGGATTATTAGAAATGACTCGAAAAAAAGATAGAAAGAAGTTGTCTTCAAAGCTTTATAAAAATTGTCCTCACTGTGAAGGAAAAGGGAAAATTATTTCTGACAGTTCAATTTTAAATTATATAGAAAAAGAAATAAAGAGAATAAAAATTCATACAAGTTCAAGTGCTGTTATTTTTGACTTAAATGTATCTTATAAAGAAACGATAGATTCTAAATTTGAGAATAATATTAAACTTATTGAAGACAAATTTGGAATTAAAATTTTCATAAATTATATAGATAGTATTAATTTAAAGGAAGTTAAAATAAGAAGCATGGGTAAATTAGAGAACATAAAAGTACTATATGAGAATATAAAAAGCAAATAG
- a CDS encoding ribosomal-processing cysteine protease Prp: MTRVTVYKDKRGSIMGYKVDGHAGYDEYGRDIVCAAISVLSQTALIALNEVCDIDRNDIKYCIDEDKGHLSVTIPNNLTKEKRLKADIVFETMIVGIKGLLEEYPDYLTLEYGEV, translated from the coding sequence ATGACAAGAGTGACTGTTTATAAAGACAAAAGAGGAAGTATAATGGGATATAAAGTAGATGGTCACGCAGGTTATGATGAGTATGGTAGAGATATAGTATGTGCAGCAATATCTGTATTATCACAGACAGCACTTATTGCATTGAATGAGGTTTGTGATATAGATAGAAACGATATTAAATATTGTATAGATGAAGATAAAGGTCATTTAAGCGTGACTATACCTAATAATTTAACAAAAGAGAAAAGATTGAAGGCAGACATAGTATTTGAGACTATGATAGTTGGAATAAAAGGATTATTAGAAGAATATCCTGATTACTTAACTCTCGAATATGGGGAGGTGTAA
- a CDS encoding TIGR03936 family radical SAM-associated protein — protein MSTIRVKFSKKDEMKYISHLDLMRLFQRAFRRAGIPVRYSQGFNPHPKFSLATALPIGVTSDGEYMDVELENDIDKDEFIKRLNDVLPRGVRILSSKYIKTGKSLMSLIEWSDYVIEFCTTDGISKEDMENCIREILKKDEIYIKKVKIKNKKETIKEVDIRSSIKNLNLLVVEDKRIIIRTTLKSGSKGNLKPKYIIDIINKTGNIEIVDDSIKIHRLELYSQKNGNLVSPLNCE, from the coding sequence ATGAGTACGATTAGAGTAAAATTTTCAAAAAAGGACGAAATGAAATATATTTCACATTTAGATTTGATGAGATTGTTCCAGAGAGCTTTTAGAAGAGCGGGTATACCAGTAAGATATAGTCAGGGTTTTAATCCACATCCAAAATTTTCATTGGCTACAGCTCTTCCAATTGGGGTAACAAGTGATGGTGAATATATGGATGTTGAGTTAGAAAACGATATTGACAAAGATGAGTTTATCAAAAGGCTTAATGATGTATTACCTAGAGGAGTTAGAATTCTTTCTAGTAAATATATAAAGACTGGTAAATCATTGATGTCACTAATAGAATGGTCTGATTATGTTATAGAGTTTTGTACAACTGATGGTATTAGCAAAGAAGATATGGAAAATTGCATAAGAGAAATACTTAAAAAAGATGAGATTTATATAAAAAAAGTTAAAATAAAAAACAAAAAAGAAACAATTAAAGAAGTTGATATAAGAAGTAGTATTAAAAATTTGAATTTGCTAGTTGTTGAAGATAAAAGAATTATAATTAGAACAACTCTAAAATCAGGTAGTAAAGGTAATTTAAAGCCTAAATATATAATAGACATAATAAATAAGACTGGAAATATAGAAATAGTAGATGATAGCATAAAAATCCATAGATTAGAGTTATATTCTCAGAAAAATGGTAACTTAGTGTCACCTTTAAATTGTGAATAG